Proteins encoded by one window of Luteimonas yindakuii:
- a CDS encoding DUF998 domain-containing protein — protein sequence MDRLKLARTLLIASILYVVAFYFVGSAIKPGYSQLSNFVSEYNAAGTAWARTLTYAGYLATALLLSAFLLCARPLAQVSGISRVGFGLLWSLPASFLLGVLAPCDAGCPIEGSTSQTLHNVFGILVYFGMGAGIALVSFAPGVRLFAWRRVFLLLTGVAIPVVFFLMVEPDLSAC from the coding sequence ATGGACAGACTCAAGCTGGCTCGTACTCTGCTCATCGCATCCATCTTGTACGTGGTGGCCTTCTATTTTGTCGGAAGCGCCATAAAGCCTGGCTACTCGCAACTTTCAAATTTCGTGAGCGAGTACAACGCAGCTGGCACTGCATGGGCTCGGACGCTCACTTATGCCGGCTACCTTGCCACCGCTCTCCTTCTTTCAGCGTTCTTGCTCTGCGCTCGGCCACTTGCGCAAGTCTCTGGCATCAGCCGAGTCGGCTTTGGGCTCCTGTGGTCGCTCCCCGCTTCATTCTTGCTCGGCGTACTCGCTCCGTGCGATGCAGGTTGCCCCATTGAAGGCTCCACAAGTCAAACGCTCCACAATGTGTTCGGCATCCTCGTGTACTTCGGCATGGGTGCCGGTATCGCATTAGTGTCTTTCGCTCCCGGGGTCAGATTATTTGCATGGCGACGCGTCTTTCTGTTGCTGACAGGCGTCGCCATCCCGGTAGTATTCTTCCTCATGGTTGAGCCGGATCTATCCGCTTGTTAG
- a CDS encoding HNH endonuclease has product MSARGLSRSPPMTRAKHHRSVAFHAQGGRCYYCSQPMWLSDHVSFAQRHGISTAQARQLQCTAEHLQPKATGGTLCRSNVVAACLFCNRTRGKVSPAPEPQKFRQRVRARCNSGKWHSLFLAGTPNNSSKPTPLRGAA; this is encoded by the coding sequence ATGAGCGCTCGAGGCCTCTCTCGGAGCCCACCAATGACTCGCGCCAAACACCACCGTTCAGTCGCCTTCCATGCCCAAGGCGGCCGTTGCTATTACTGCAGCCAGCCCATGTGGCTTTCAGACCACGTCAGCTTTGCTCAGCGGCACGGCATCTCCACGGCCCAAGCTCGGCAGCTTCAGTGCACTGCTGAGCACTTGCAGCCCAAGGCCACAGGCGGCACGTTATGCAGGAGTAACGTCGTTGCGGCCTGCTTGTTCTGCAATCGGACCCGAGGCAAGGTGTCACCTGCCCCAGAGCCGCAGAAGTTTCGCCAGCGTGTGCGGGCACGCTGCAACTCTGGCAAGTGGCACTCGCTGTTCCTAGCGGGCACGCCTAACAATTCGTCCAAGCCGACGCCGCTTCGCGGCGCGGCTTAA